In Terriglobales bacterium, the genomic stretch CAGTTAAGTGTCGGCGAGGCGCTCTCTGCCCTGATCTCGCGTTATCTGGAAGCGGTGGTGGCGGCGGAACGCAAGCAGATCGAGGAGTTCTTCTCGCTGCTGGCGCCGCGCTCCCGGGTGCGCGAGAACGTCAACGCCCTGCTGGCGGCGCGCGAATTGGCCTTCCGCAGCGTGGGATCGACGACGCTGGTGGAACTGGCGCCACTGCGCGCCGCGGAACCGCGGGCGGTGGCGACGGAGAAACCATGAGCCAAGCCAGGAAGCTGATCATCGCCATTGACGGTCCTGCCGGTGTGGGCAAGAGCACGGTGGCATCA encodes the following:
- a CDS encoding crosslink repair DNA glycosylase YcaQ family protein, giving the protein QALGGEPSEAALDRALGELWSRLRITRVDYRAGEGALWDTLLRWAPEAVREGLQLSVGEALSALISRYLEAVVAAERKQIEEFFSLLAPRSRVRENVNALLAARELAFRSVGSTTLVELAPLRAAEPRAVATEKP